The Aquila chrysaetos chrysaetos chromosome 4, bAquChr1.4, whole genome shotgun sequence genome segment ccccaaaaaaaagatcCCACTGACCTGTCGCGTGGCTGATGTTCATGGCTGATGCTCGTGGGTGCCCATGCCAGGGTGGGGGTGAGCTCGGTGGTCCGTAGCGGGGGGCACCCTGAGGTGACCACAGCTTAGCCCCCCCATTCCCCGCAGGGTTTTGGCCATGAcggaggcggcggggctggTGCCCAAGCGCATCCTGGTGACGGGTGGCACCGGCTTGGTGGGGAAAGCCATCGAGAAGGTGGTGGCTGATGGAGAGGGGCGGCCGGATGAGGAGTGGATCTTCGTGTCCTCCAGAGACGCCGACTTGACGTGAGTTGAACGTGTGGGTTTTTGCttgggaacccccccccccagtctgcTCCCTCAACACCGCTGAACCCCAAAATTTCCCATCCCAGGAATGCCGCGGAGACCAAAGCCCTGTTCGAGCAGCACAAGCCCACCCACGTCATCCATCTGGCCGCCATGGTTGGGGGCCTCTTCAAAAACATCCGCTACAACCTGGATTTTTGGGTGAGCGCCCAGCAAACGGGCGGTATCGGGGTCCCTGAGGATGCTACAACCCCATGCTCTCCCCATgctgggacatggggacacagggacttggcttgctctgctcccagggcaAAACCAGAGCTCGTCTGGTTTCTAGAGTTATTAATGAGTTATTACCCATAGGATGCAGGGTTTTGGGGGCCCCAACCCCACAGATCTGACAAATCTCTTCATCCCCAGAGGAGAAACATCCATATCAACGACAACGTCCTACACTCGGCCTACGAGACGGGAGTGCAGAAGGTGGTCTCCTGCCTCTCCACCTGCATCTTCCCAGACAAGACGACGTACCCCATCGACGAGACTATGGTGAGCATCTCCGTCCCCGTACACAGTCCAGGGAGGGGTCCCTGCCCTCCTTAACTCTTAACTCTCTGCTCTTTTGTCTCCAGATTCACAACGGGCCACCTCACAGCTCCAATTTTGGCTACTCCTATGCCAAGAGGATGATCGACATCCAGAATAGGTGCGAGGGGTACATGGGAGAGCCCTTGCAGGCTTCGAGCACCCACCGATTATCAGGGCAAGGGGAATCCCCTGGGACTCCCAAGAATTAAACAGAGCTGGGGAGATACCTGGGCTCAGCAGATGGAGATGCTGCTGGCCGGGGTCTTCTGGGGACAGCTCTGTGCCAGAGGGGTGGATGACTGTAGCTGATGGACAACCCACCCGCAACCCCCCCCACTGCTCTCACTCAGGGGCTACTTCGAGCAGCACGGCTGCCGCTTCACCGCCGTCATCCCCACCAATGTCTTCGGGCCACACGACAACTTCAACATCGAGGATGGCCACGTCTTGCCAGGGCTCATCCACAAGGTCTACCTGGCCAAACGTGAGTGTGGCAAGACTTcttatggcttttttttgggAGGGTTggtttcgggtttttttttcccttgcttgctccatgagctgctctgcagggtaGCCAAGATGGATGGAGGTGGCTCCGATGTTTATGGACATGCTC includes the following:
- the GFUS gene encoding GDP-L-fucose synthase isoform X2, yielding MTEAAGLVPKRILVTGGTGLVGKAIEKVVADGEGRPDEEWIFVSSRDADLTNAAETKALFEQHKPTHVIHLAAMVGGLFKNIRYNLDFWRRNIHINDNVLHSAYETGVQKVVSCLSTCIFPDKTTYPIDETMIHNGPPHSSNFGYSYAKRMIDIQNRGYFEQHGCRFTAVIPTNVFGPHDNFNIEDGHVLPGLIHKVYLAKQTGSALTVWGTGKPRRQFIYSLDLARLFLWVLREYDEVEPIILSVGEEDEVSIREAAEAIVEAMDFRGELLFDTTKADGQFKKTASNAKLRRYLPGFQFTPFRQAVKETCTWFSTNYANARK
- the GFUS gene encoding GDP-L-fucose synthase isoform X1, with translation MTEAAGLVPKRILVTGGTGLVGKAIEKVVADGEGRPDEEWIFVSSRDADLTNAAETKALFEQHKPTHVIHLAAMVGGLFKNIRYNLDFWRRNIHINDNVLHSAYETGVQKVVSCLSTCIFPDKTTYPIDETMIHNGPPHSSNFGYSYAKRMIDIQNRGYFEQHGCRFTAVIPTNVFGPHDNFNIEDGHVLPGLIHKVYLAKQTGSALTVWGTGKPRRQFIYSLGWVPLRWEGWGTAATPQEPSAPPQDLARLFLWVLREYDEVEPIILSVGEEDEVSIREAAEAIVEAMDFRGELLFDTTKADGQFKKTASNAKLRRYLPGFQFTPFRQAVKETCTWFSTNYANARK